TCACGATCAGTCGCTTTGGCAATTCGGTCAAGGTAAAAATCGTTTCGTTAGTGTAAAAACCGATGTCACGCAGACCTGGAATCGTCGGCTCGGCGGCGCGTGCGCCGGTGGCGATCACCGCGCGGCCGAATTGTAAGCGCTTGCCATCGACCTCAATGGTATTGCCATCGACAAAGCAGCCATTACCGAGAAACACATCGACGCCGAGCTTGGTGAAACGTTCGACGGAATCGTGGTGACTGATTCCGGCGCGCAGTTTGCGCATGCGCGCCATCGCCGCCGCGAAACCGATCTCGGGATTGCTGGAATGGTGAATACCGAACTCCGTGCCGCCACGCGCGTCATGTGCCGCCCGCGCCGCGCGAATCATCCCTTTCGACGGTACGCAGCCGACGTTCAGACAATCGCCGCCCAAGAGATTACGCTCGATGAGCGCGACCTTGGCGCCCAGCCCCGCGGCGCCGGCGGCGCTCACCAAACCGGCGGTGCCGCCGCCGATGACGACTAGATTATATTTTTTCGCCGGCGTCGGATTGATTCGGTTCGCCGGATGACAGTTGTCGATCAGCTGCTTGTCATGGGCGTCGTTGACCAGCATCATTTTGTCGAACGTCGTCGGCCGATGATTGGCGTCCAAGCGCGCCACACCCGCCGCGATATTGCCTTCTTGCTGCTGTTCCGCTTCGCGCAAAGCCTTGCGCGCGATGCGCGTGACGATGACGACCACGGCGACCGTCGCGAGTAAACCGACATATTTAAGTAACTGCTGATAAAAACCAGCGCTCATGTCACTCTGGCCGGCGAGTGCGTCACGCGCCGCCGCGCCGATGTAAACGAACAAGAAAGTCGCCGGCAGCATGCCGAAGAGATTCGCTAGAACGTAAGAAGGCATACGCACGGCGGTGAGACCGAGAAGATAGTTGAGCAATACGAAGGGAAACACCGGGCTCAAGCGCGTCAGCAAAACCATCTTGAAGCCCTGCTTACCGATGGCCTGATCGAGGGAGCGAAATTTCGGATTGGCCGCCGCCCAGGAAGCAACCTTTTCGCGCAAAAATCCGCGCGCTAGGAGAAATGAACAGAGCGCGCCGAGATTGGCGCCGAGCACGACGACGATGAAACCGGTCGACAAACCGAACAGCGTGCCGGAGCCGATGGTGATCGCGCTACCGGGCACGAATAGGACAGTGCAAAGAATATAAACCAACACCACCAGCGCCGGGCCGATGGCGCCGAGGGATTGAACATAGCTCTCGAAGTGGGCAAACAAGGCACGCAAGGGAAGAAAAAGCGAGCCGCAGAAAAGCCCGCCGACGATGAGGGAGAGA
This genomic interval from Deltaproteobacteria bacterium contains the following:
- a CDS encoding FAD-containing oxidoreductase, with amino-acid sequence MKIAKVVFLSLIVGGLFCGSLFLPLRALFAHFESYVQSLGAIGPALVVLVYILCTVLFVPGSAITIGSGTLFGLSTGFIVVVLGANLGALCSFLLARGFLREKVASWAAANPKFRSLDQAIGKQGFKMVLLTRLSPVFPFVLLNYLLGLTAVRMPSYVLANLFGMLPATFLFVYIGAAARDALAGQSDMSAGFYQQLLKYVGLLATVAVVVIVTRIARKALREAEQQQEGNIAAGVARLDANHRPTTFDKMMLVNDAHDKQLIDNCHPANRINPTPAKKYNLVVIGGGTAGLVSAAGAAGLGAKVALIERNLLGGDCLNVGCVPSKGMIRAARAAHDARGGTEFGIHHSSNPEIGFAAAMARMRKLRAGISHHDSVERFTKLGVDVFLGNGCFVDGNTIEVDGKRLQFGRAVIATGARAAEPTIPGLRDIGFYTNETIFTLTELPKRLIVIGAGPIGCELAQSFQRFGSDVTMLTDGAEILPKEDRDAAAIVRAQIKKDGVKIITGAKIHSAAQGDGAKLLVAKVADKSMELACDAILVSVGRTPNLEGLGLDAANIRFGRRGVEVDARMRTSNPRVYAAGDVCSRYQFTHAADAMARIVIANALFMSRRKATDLVMPWCTYTDPEIAHVGYYEKDAQAAGYDVATITQSLSDVDRAILDGETDGFARVHYDQKTARILGGTIVARHAGEMLGELTLAITAKQSVGVLSSTIHSYPTQAEVLRKIGDAYMRTKLTPTVKKIFAKWLAWRR